A single window of Phaenicophaeus curvirostris isolate KB17595 chromosome 24, BPBGC_Pcur_1.0, whole genome shotgun sequence DNA harbors:
- the LOC138730528 gene encoding parathyroid hormone 4-like: MVLPQRSLQMVAFLAILLFACFAMCQDIENRRAVTEHQLMHDKGRAFQGLKRLMWLQNALGSVHTASSRDVSFSDATWDSQKSQEPSDLSNSIHRDDTSSLMKQLMELIGKEQGSPSLKQLDLLWYDKTPKGYWNPQDLFDLLQIKELSSKSSPSTQPQNSSH, translated from the exons ATGGTCCTGCCCCAGAGATCTCTGCAGATGGTTGCATTTTTGGCGATTCTTCTTTTTGCCTGTTTTGCAATGTGTCAAGACATTGAAAA CAGAAGGGCAGTGACGGAACATCAGCTCATGCACGACAAAGGGAGGGCGTTCCAAGGGCTGAAGCGCCTGATGTGGCTCCAGAACGCCCTAGGCAGTGTGcacacagccagcagcagggatGTTTCGTTCTCAGATGCCACGTGGGATTCGCAGAAGAGCCAAGAACCCTCAGATCTCTCCAACAGCATCCACAGAGATGACACTTCAAGCCTGATGAAGCAGCTGATGGAACTGATAGGAAAAGAGCAGGGCTCGCCCTCGTTAAAGCAGCTGGATTTGCTGTGGTATGACAAGACCCCAAAGGGTTACTGGAACCCACAAGACCTTTTCGACCTCCTTCAAATCAAGGAGCTGAGCAGCAAGAGCAGTCCCAGCACCCAGCCACAGAACTCTTCCCACTAG